The nucleotide sequence GCCGCCTCGCGCCACGCCACGGCGGTAGCAGTCCAGTAATGGTGCTGCGCTAGAAATTGCTCTTGCGAACGATTCCAGGCGTTTTCGTCGGCGGTTATAAGCTGGCGCGCCTGAAACTCCAGAAACAGCGTGTGGGCTATGGGCTCAAAGTCGGGGCGGCCCAGGTAGTCGAGGTCGGCGTCGCAGAGGATTTCGGCTAGGTGCGAATGCGGATCCTGGGGCAGGCGAGTCGCCATGATCATCTCGCAGATCGTGTCAATCTGGGTAGCAGTGTACTCGAAACGGGGCAACATTTCACGTACGAGGGTACAGCCCTCCACTTCATGCCCCGTGAACGTGCGCAGAAACCCAGTGTCGTGGTACAGAGCCGCTGTGCGCAGGAGTTGGCGGTCGGTTTCGGCAGTGATGCCTTCGGCCGTAGCTAGCTGCATCGCCGCCTGCGTCACATCCAAGGTGTGGTGCACACCATGGTAGTAGAGAATGGCCGGCAGGTGGGCACGCAACTCGTGCAAAATGTACTCTTCAGCAAGCTCAACATTCATGGGTTTCTGCTAACGGTCAGAAGGCACAGCAAGATATGCCTACCGGCAAATATGTGCTTTTGGCAATTGATATTTGTGCTCCGTGAAAGCACGTGCGCTCCGAAAGATGGTAGGCTGGATTTTTCAACCTTTCTTTACTTACAGCAGCCCGGCAGTACAGCGCAAAACACTGGTGTCTGGTGCGCAAACTATCCCTGTGCTCTCGTCTCGATAGGTCTTACCACGTCTCGTACCTTCCGAACAGTCTCCACTTGAACATGAACATCAACACCGAGATATTATTCTCCGCCATAGTTGCTACGGGCATTGCAGGAGCGTTAAGTAAGTTTTTCAGCTTACCCATCCGCTCAGCACGCTGGCACTTTCTGCTCACCCGGCTCTGGGTGCCAGGCGTGGCGCTGTTCCTACTGTCGGCCGTGTTTGGTGTGAAAAGTGAGCGGATCAACGATGTGTACTGGTTGCTGGTGTTTGCGGCAACGGCGGCCATGCTTGTTAGGCTGCGCAATTACCGGCCAGCCCGCACCGTCTTGTTGGCTATGGCGCCGTTTGTGCTGTGGTTTGGGTTGGAGTTTTTGGTGGCCCTATTCGGCAACAGACTCATAAGGGAATACGAAGATGTGTTCGAGACGGCACAAGGCTTTACCATTTTCTGGATGATAACCTTCGGGCTGATTGCTCGCAGCCAGAAAAAACAACTTGAAGCAGAGCGCTTAGTACGCGAAGAAGAAGAAAAGGCCAAGCAGCGCATTGAAGCCCAAAATTCCGAGCTAGAGCGAATGGTATCGGAGCGGACGGCGGCCCTCACGCAGCAAGCCGAGGAGCTGCGCTACACCCTTACTGAGCTCAAAACCACGCAGGCACAGCTTATTCAGGCCGAAAAAATGGCCAGCTTGGGCGAGCTAACCGCCGGTATTGCCCACGAAATTCAGAATCCACTCAACTTCGTCAACAATTTTTCGGAGGTATCGAGTGAGCTATTGCAAGAGTTGGAAGAAGAACAGCAAAAGCCCAACCGGGACACCGAGCTGGAAAGTGAACTGTTAGCCGACCTCAAGCAGAACTTGCAGAAAATCTCGCACCACGGGCACCGAGCCAGCAGTATTGTGCGGGGCATGCTAGAGCACAGCCGCGCCAGTACCGGCGAGCGGCAACTCACCGACCTCAATGCCCTCTGCGACGAGTATCTGCGCCTCGCCTACCACGGCCTGCGGGCCAAAGACAAAACCTTCAACGCCACCCTCGACACGCATTTCGATCCGACGCTGGGACCAGTCAACGTTATTTCGCAAGACGTGGGCCGCGTGCTGCTCAACTTGCTTACCAATGCTTTTTATGCGGTGCAGCAGCGCCAAAAGCGCCAGGAGCCCGGCTATAAGCCCACCGTCGTGGTGAGTACCAACAATAGAGCAGGCTGCACCGAAATCAGAGTGCGCGACAATGGTATGGGAATTCCAGAGAACGTGAAGCAGAAAATTTTTCAACCTTTCTTCACCACCAAGCCCACCGGCGAAGGCACTGGCCTGGGCCTCTCGTTGTCCTACGACATCATCACGAAAGGCCACGGCGGCAGCCTCAGTATGGAAAGTGAGGAAGGCAAGGGAACAGAGTTTATCATAACTCTGCCCATCTGAGCTAGTAAGGCTGCCTGTCCGAGCGCACCACTAGGTGAATAAGGCCGCGCTACAGCTCCCAGAAATCAGCAGCAGGCGCTACTTTTTCGCCCTAACTTTAGACACCATATCCGCCTGCACTTCGGGTCCACAACCGGGGTGGTAGGCCCCTAGCCACCTAGCACCAGAACACAATGAAAATATTGGTCGTCGACGACGAAGTGGACGTACGGACGTTGTTTGAGCAGCGCTTTCGGCGCGAAATTCGGAGCGGGGAGTTCACCTTTTCCTTTGCCTACTCGGGCGAAGAGGCGCTTAACTATCTGCACAGCCACGTGTCGGAAGTGGTGCTAATTCTGTCTGACATCAACATGCCGGGTATGAGCGGGCTGGAACTGCTGCGGCGTGTGAAGCAGGAGTACGCTGCCCCACCGCCCGCGCCACCCCTGGTCATGATGATAACTGCCTACGGCGACACGGAAAGCTACAACCAAGCTATGCAGCTCGGAGCCAATGATTTCCTAACCAAACCCGTAGATTTTGCCGCTCTCAAAGAAAAATTAGTCTCGCTGGAGAAGCTATGAAAACGAAAATTTTGGTGGTCGATGACGAAGCCGATTTGGAGTTGCTGATCAAGCAAAAGTTCCGGCGGCAGATTCGCGAAGGGGTGTACGAGTTCAAGTTTGCTGGCAACGGCCAGGAAGCACTCGACACCATTCGCGACACGCCGGACCTGGACATCATTCTCTCCGACATCAACATGCCCGTCATGGACGGGCTGACGCTGCTTACCAAGCTGCACGATCTGAATTCGGTGCTGAAAACCGTGATGGTGTCGGCCTACGGCGACATGGAAAACATTCGGACGGCCATGAACCGTGGGGCCTTCGACTTTGTGTGCAAGCCCGTGGACTTCGCCGACCTGGAAGTGACCATGCAGAAAACGGCCAGCCACGTGCAGCAGCTGCGCGAAACCTTGCGCGCTATTCAGGAAAACAACATCCTGAAGATGTACGTGGATGAAACGGTTATCAACTTCATGGCGCGCCCCGGCTTCGAGGATACCCTCATGGCCAGCGAAACAGTCGAAGCCACCGTGGCCTTTGTTGATATCTGTGGGTTCACCGCACTGTCGGAGGTGCTGCCGGCTCACACGGTGGTAACGCTGCTCAATACCTACTTCGACCAGATGGTGAAGGAGATAATTGCGCAGGGTGGCTACATTGATAAGTTCATGGGTGACGCCGTAATGGCCGTGTTCCGAGGCGAATATCACCTCGACCGAGCCATTGATGCCGCCTTGTCGGTGCGCACGCTCATCCAGAACCAGCAAAGCACCCTCCCCGACGGCACTAGCTACCAGCCGCAGGTGTCCATCGGCATCAACACTGGTGAAATGGTGAGCGGCAACATCGGTTCGGCCTCTCTCCGCCGCCTCGACTACACCGTCATCGGCGACACCGTGAATGTGAGCCAACGTCTGCAGGGAGCCGCGCAGCCTAACCAGATTATTATCACGGAAGCCATTTATCAGAAAGTAAAGGAATCGTTTCAATGCCAGCCCGTGGGGGAGCTGAAACTAAAGAATAAAGCCAACCCCGTGATGACGTATGAAGTAGTGGCGTAAGCTGCCACAACGGCTGAAGTATCGTGCATCTACAGCAGGCCAACTATAAAGACGAGCGCCCAGCCTTTTATTAGGGCTGGGCGCTCGTCTTTTGTAGGTAGACTGTTAGTGAAGTGCTGAGCTTCAACAGCTACTGGGGAAGTTGCATCTTCTCGTTTTGGCGGCGCAGGCGCTGGCAGAGCACCCGCAACACGTTGCGCAGTACTTCACCGCGTTCCTCCATCACGTCGTAGAAGTCTTCTTGGTCGAGGCGGAACGCCACTACGGGACCGTGCGCCACGGCCGTAGCAGAGCGGGGTTCGGCATCGAGGAGGGCCAGTTCGCCAAAAAAGTCGCCTTTCTTGAAGGTAGCTAGCTGCTGAGGGCCGTTGAATACGCCCACTTCGCCTTCATACACGATGAAGAGTGAGGTGCCCAGGTCGCCTTTGGCAAAGATTTCCTGTCCCTCATGGAAGGTTACTTCCTTCATAATGGGTACGATGCTGCTCAGCACGTTTTCGGGCGTTTCGGCAAACAAGGCCGTATGGTGCAGCACTTGTACCCGGTCGTGAGCGGAAATAGTTGCGGCGGCGGCATGATGGGCCATACGTTGGGAGGCTATAGTGGAATTTTCATTGCACAGCTGCTGATGCAACGCAGGTTGCCGGTGAGCTAGCTGTTCCAAGGTGGCAAAGGCACTTTCTCGCACCAGTAAGCTAGGGCTGCTCAAGTGGGGTAGTAGCTGCGGCATAGTACCGGCCGTGGGCTGCCAGTGCGGTAGGGCCACGCTTACCGTCCATTCCGAAAACGTGGTTTCGCCCAGCCGAACCACCAGCAGCACCACATCAACAGGCACAGCTGGAACACCCAGCAACCGGTCGAAGGTGCGGATTTTGTCGGGGTTGGGCAGCACGTCCAGCAAGGCTTGCAACCCCTGGTAGAGCGAGCGAGGAATGATGTTATCGAGGATTTCCAGGGCGTTGGCCTGCCGCTCACGGGCGGCGTGAGCCACGCCGCGTTGCGCGTCGGCAATGAATTGCGGGGGGTAGAGCTGGAGCAGGAGCCCAAAGATTCGTTGCTGCACTCGGGTTAGCTCATAGTCGAGGGCACGCCGTAGCTCAGTGGGAGCGGTGGCAAGGCCATGCAGAAGTTGTTGGGCGAGTTGTAGTTCTTCCCGCACCAACGCCTGGAACATGGGCCCATCGGCGGGGTCTTGGTCGAAGGTACGCAAGGCGCGTAACGCCACTTCGCGCCCAAACAAGCGGGGCTGTTTCAGCAAGGTCAGCAGAGCTTGCCGGCTGGCGGGAGTCTGGATGTGGCCGTACACGTGCGCCAACCGTTGCAGCTGTACTTCCTCGGTGGTGTTTTGAAGCGCTTCGGCCAACAACGGCACAGCCGTTTCGCCTAGCTGAACAAGGCGGGCAGTAGCCCGCCGTCGCTGCGTCCGGTCGGAGAGGCCCGCAATCAACTGGCGGATATGGTCGTCGTTGATAGCCTCGGAAGCCTGCTCGGCCTGGGTGGCGGTAGGTTGATGCCAGCCCGTACCAGACGACGCTGGCGCTTCGGCATCATCGGTGAAGCGGCGGCTAACGGCGTGGTGTAGCTCGGCTAGGTAGTGGCCATAGGTGCGGTGCAGAAACAGCAGGGCCCCCGCCGCAAATAAGCCCATCCATACGAACGGTAGCCACTCGTTTAGCTCCGGCAGGTAGTGTAACGCAAACAGCAGGAACCCAGCCAGCGCCATCCCCAACGGCTCGAAAAAGCCCTTGGCGGTGGTGTGAGCCTGCAACCGCTCGGTTGCCGAAAGCGCCTGAAACAGCACCAGAAATACCGGGTCGAACACCGCCCGCCGCAACACTTCCAACCCCAAAAACAACCCGCAGAAGTACAGCAACATCACCGAATCGGGAGCGGCTGCGAATTCCAAGCCGCCAAACACCAGCACTCCTAGCACTACGGCGGCCGGCAGCGCCAATAGCATCAGGCGAATACCTAGCCGCTCCAACGTAACCTGCGAGAGCAGCACCTTGAACACCATGGCCAGCAGGTAAGTCAGGGCCAGGACGGTACCCAAATACCGCATCAGCGTGGCTTGGTCGTGAAATTTGTGCTTGACGTTCACGAAGAAGGAGTACTCGACGCCCGTTGTGACGGCCGCCACGGCCATCAAGCTCAGGCACATAGACAACACCAACTGGCTGTTGCCGGACCAGCGCTGAAGCAGAGGGGCAGCGTCTTGCTGCCGGTGGCGCCGGGCTACCGATTTCACCTCTACCACGTGTGAGGCCAACGTGGTACGCAGCGTAAACAACGCGCCTACGTAGGCCCCGAATGCTAGTAGCAGCAGAAACAACAAATCGGTGTGGCCGTGCACCAGAATGGCAAGTACCGCACCCAGTGCCTTGGCGGGCATATCACCGGAACTGATGAGGCTAAAGAGGCGCTTGCTTTGCCGCACATCAAACACCACGGCCGATACGCCCCAGAATTCCAAGTTGGTGAGCAGATAGATGATGCGGTAGCCCGCCATAATGGCCACCGCTGCCGCCACCGAGTGCCCTACGGCGACTAACACGCCCAGCACACCCGTCAGCACCACTACCGCTAGCAGCACCCGCACCGCCAGGCGCTGTAGTTGCAGCTGGTGCTCGAAATGCGTGTACACTTTGCCGACGGCCATAAGCGCCAACGCGGCTACCCCGTAGGCCAGCGGCAGGTTGCGCTCGGGGTTGTTTTCGAGCAGAATAACGTTGGCCGCCACGTACACCAGAATGGTGCCGATGCCCAGTAGAAAGTTGTGCAGAAAGAACAGCCACACCGTCTTTCCCTCATCGGGGCGGATGCCAAGAAAGCGGTGCCAAGTGGTAGGGAGTATCAAGTAGCCTGCAAGTAGGTTCGTAGCGGCAAGGTACGGCAGATTCACCTACAAGGAAACGAGCTACAGGTTAACTTCTGCACACTGCGCTGGCCTGCCCTCTGGCTGTGCGCTACGGCGTAAAACGGGTGCCCCAAAGCGCCACAGGCGAGCACTGCAACTGTTGGTAGCGCTGCATGTGCCAACCTACGGACCCTACTTGGTTTTTGCTACCAGTTGCGTGTACTCCGGGAAAAGCTGCACTTCTCCGCGCTTATACAGCGTGCCCAGCGCCTTCTTGAACACCTTCTTGCTCATGCCTAGGCGGCGGTAGATGTCGTCGGGCTCACTCTTGTCGCCAACTTGGAGCCGGCCCTCGGGTGCTTGGCGCAAGGCTTCCAGCAAGGTGTCGGCAGCGGCCAGGGCTTCGTCGTACCCCACACGTTGCAGGCTGATATCCAGCTTGCCGTCCTCCCGAATCTGACGCACGTAGCCGGTGGGCATGTCGCCGAGGCGCAGGGGCTTAAACACTTCGTTGTGATACAGCAGCCCTTGGTGGGTGCCGTTCACGATGACTTTGTAGCCCATATCTGTTTCATCGGCCACAAACAGATGCACTTCGTCTCCGGCCTTGCCAGGGAAAGGCATATCGGTGGGAAGCTGCCGCTCCCATTTGGCGGTGGCTACAATGCGGTCCGAAGTGTCATCAAGGTACACGTACACGGTTTCGCGCTGGCCCACGCGCAAACTGCGGCGCTGGTTGCGGTAGGGGAGGAATAGGTCTTTCTCGAGGCCCCAGTCTAGGAAGGCTCCGAGTGGCGTTACGTCGCGTACGGTTAGGGCCGCAAATTCGCCAACCTTCACCAGGGGGTCGAGGGTGGTGGCAATGAGGCGGTCTTCGGAGTCGCGGTACACAAACACGCGCAGCACGTCGCCGATGCGGGTGCCCGTAGGAATGTATTTGCGCGGAATCAACATGTCGCCGTCGTCGGACCGCAGGTACATGCCAAAATCGACCTCGCGGTCCACTTCCAGTTCGTTGTAGTCGCCGAGTAGCATAGAGGGGTGTTGGGGTAAGGAGAGGAACAGCAAAGATACGTGTACGGCCGCCAGGCTGTCTTGCACGACCAGCGGAGCCAATATGTAGCGCGCTCTTTACTTTTTCTTGGTCAAATAATCGGCGGCTAGCGTAGCCAGCGTCGTAACGCCCAGCGTGAAGCCGCTCTCTTCGATGTGAAACCCAGGGGTGTGGTGCGGGGCGGCAGTGGCAGGATTGCCCCCAGCCGGCATGCCCCCGAGCCACACAAACAGGCCCGGCACCTTCTCTTGGTAGCAAGCAAAATCCTCGGCTATCATGGAGGCTTTGGTTTCGCGCACCTTGTCTTTGCCGGCTGCGGTGCGCAGGGAAGGCAGCATCTGTTCGGTCAGGCCGGGATGGTTGATGGTAACCGGGGCGTAGTTGACGATGTCCACTTCGGCGGTAGCACCGGCACTTTCGGCAATGTTGGTGGCCGTGCGCCGGATGGCTGCCCATACTTTTTGCTGCATTTCTGGGCTGAGCGTGCGAATG is from Hymenobacter tibetensis and encodes:
- a CDS encoding HD domain-containing protein, whose product is MNVELAEEYILHELRAHLPAILYYHGVHHTLDVTQAAMQLATAEGITAETDRQLLRTAALYHDTGFLRTFTGHEVEGCTLVREMLPRFEYTATQIDTICEMIMATRLPQDPHSHLAEILCDADLDYLGRPDFEPIAHTLFLEFQARQLITADENAWNRSQEQFLAQHHYWTATAVAWREAAKQERLREVREKLLA
- a CDS encoding adenylate/guanylate cyclase domain-containing protein; translated protein: MKTKILVVDDEADLELLIKQKFRRQIREGVYEFKFAGNGQEALDTIRDTPDLDIILSDINMPVMDGLTLLTKLHDLNSVLKTVMVSAYGDMENIRTAMNRGAFDFVCKPVDFADLEVTMQKTASHVQQLRETLRAIQENNILKMYVDETVINFMARPGFEDTLMASETVEATVAFVDICGFTALSEVLPAHTVVTLLNTYFDQMVKEIIAQGGYIDKFMGDAVMAVFRGEYHLDRAIDAALSVRTLIQNQQSTLPDGTSYQPQVSIGINTGEMVSGNIGSASLRRLDYTVIGDTVNVSQRLQGAAQPNQIIITEAIYQKVKESFQCQPVGELKLKNKANPVMTYEVVA
- a CDS encoding CvfB family protein, with protein sequence MQDSLAAVHVSLLFLSLPQHPSMLLGDYNELEVDREVDFGMYLRSDDGDMLIPRKYIPTGTRIGDVLRVFVYRDSEDRLIATTLDPLVKVGEFAALTVRDVTPLGAFLDWGLEKDLFLPYRNQRRSLRVGQRETVYVYLDDTSDRIVATAKWERQLPTDMPFPGKAGDEVHLFVADETDMGYKVIVNGTHQGLLYHNEVFKPLRLGDMPTGYVRQIREDGKLDISLQRVGYDEALAAADTLLEALRQAPEGRLQVGDKSEPDDIYRRLGMSKKVFKKALGTLYKRGEVQLFPEYTQLVAKTK
- a CDS encoding sensor histidine kinase — its product is MNINTEILFSAIVATGIAGALSKFFSLPIRSARWHFLLTRLWVPGVALFLLSAVFGVKSERINDVYWLLVFAATAAMLVRLRNYRPARTVLLAMAPFVLWFGLEFLVALFGNRLIREYEDVFETAQGFTIFWMITFGLIARSQKKQLEAERLVREEEEKAKQRIEAQNSELERMVSERTAALTQQAEELRYTLTELKTTQAQLIQAEKMASLGELTAGIAHEIQNPLNFVNNFSEVSSELLQELEEEQQKPNRDTELESELLADLKQNLQKISHHGHRASSIVRGMLEHSRASTGERQLTDLNALCDEYLRLAYHGLRAKDKTFNATLDTHFDPTLGPVNVISQDVGRVLLNLLTNAFYAVQQRQKRQEPGYKPTVVVSTNNRAGCTEIRVRDNGMGIPENVKQKIFQPFFTTKPTGEGTGLGLSLSYDIITKGHGGSLSMESEEGKGTEFIITLPI
- a CDS encoding response regulator, coding for MKILVVDDEVDVRTLFEQRFRREIRSGEFTFSFAYSGEEALNYLHSHVSEVVLILSDINMPGMSGLELLRRVKQEYAAPPPAPPLVMMITAYGDTESYNQAMQLGANDFLTKPVDFAALKEKLVSLEKL
- a CDS encoding cyclic nucleotide-binding domain-containing protein — translated: MILPTTWHRFLGIRPDEGKTVWLFFLHNFLLGIGTILVYVAANVILLENNPERNLPLAYGVAALALMAVGKVYTHFEHQLQLQRLAVRVLLAVVVLTGVLGVLVAVGHSVAAAVAIMAGYRIIYLLTNLEFWGVSAVVFDVRQSKRLFSLISSGDMPAKALGAVLAILVHGHTDLLFLLLLAFGAYVGALFTLRTTLASHVVEVKSVARRHRQQDAAPLLQRWSGNSQLVLSMCLSLMAVAAVTTGVEYSFFVNVKHKFHDQATLMRYLGTVLALTYLLAMVFKVLLSQVTLERLGIRLMLLALPAAVVLGVLVFGGLEFAAAPDSVMLLYFCGLFLGLEVLRRAVFDPVFLVLFQALSATERLQAHTTAKGFFEPLGMALAGFLLFALHYLPELNEWLPFVWMGLFAAGALLFLHRTYGHYLAELHHAVSRRFTDDAEAPASSGTGWHQPTATQAEQASEAINDDHIRQLIAGLSDRTQRRRATARLVQLGETAVPLLAEALQNTTEEVQLQRLAHVYGHIQTPASRQALLTLLKQPRLFGREVALRALRTFDQDPADGPMFQALVREELQLAQQLLHGLATAPTELRRALDYELTRVQQRIFGLLLQLYPPQFIADAQRGVAHAARERQANALEILDNIIPRSLYQGLQALLDVLPNPDKIRTFDRLLGVPAVPVDVVLLVVRLGETTFSEWTVSVALPHWQPTAGTMPQLLPHLSSPSLLVRESAFATLEQLAHRQPALHQQLCNENSTIASQRMAHHAAAATISAHDRVQVLHHTALFAETPENVLSSIVPIMKEVTFHEGQEIFAKGDLGTSLFIVYEGEVGVFNGPQQLATFKKGDFFGELALLDAEPRSATAVAHGPVVAFRLDQEDFYDVMEERGEVLRNVLRVLCQRLRRQNEKMQLPQ